From the genome of Bosea sp. Tri-49, one region includes:
- a CDS encoding response regulator: MSGIRVLIVEDDPFIAMDIESAVSEELGDDAELIVVESLSQARRAADQPLDCALLDIDVIGGKTFGIAASLRAKGTPLAFVSGSAPSEVPPELRDVRFVRKPFSAGELGRFVSKVVNKA, encoded by the coding sequence ATGTCCGGTATTCGGGTTCTCATCGTCGAGGACGACCCTTTTATCGCGATGGATATCGAGAGCGCCGTGAGCGAAGAGCTCGGTGACGACGCTGAGCTGATCGTGGTCGAATCGCTGTCGCAGGCGCGCCGCGCCGCCGACCAGCCACTCGACTGCGCCTTGCTCGACATCGACGTCATCGGCGGCAAGACCTTCGGCATCGCTGCCAGCTTGCGCGCCAAGGGAACGCCGCTGGCGTTCGTTTCAGGCTCGGCGCCGAGCGAGGTGCCGCCCGAGCTGCGCGATGTCCGCTTCGTGCGCAAGCCCTTCTCCGCCGGCGAGCTCGGCCGCTTCGTCTCCAAGGTCGTGAACAAGGCCTGA
- a CDS encoding extensin-like domain-containing protein: MLTGVAGNQIRPVVPAAKPEAEDCRVVDPVVVEALAVRTPSGPAQVRLLPPPTVSCELARAVSLWLDTSLQPLARGAFTRELTALRVGGGHECRRRNRQTQGQLSEHATGRALDIFAFQIDDEKQGGVAVSVERPNGLEQVRFLDAVRQSACGAFMTVLGPGSDAAHANHLHVDIQQRRAASSRFCQ; this comes from the coding sequence ATGCTGACCGGCGTGGCTGGAAACCAGATTCGCCCGGTAGTGCCGGCCGCAAAGCCGGAGGCGGAAGATTGCCGGGTGGTCGATCCGGTCGTGGTCGAGGCGCTGGCGGTCCGCACTCCGTCGGGACCGGCGCAGGTCAGGTTGCTTCCCCCGCCGACCGTGAGCTGTGAGCTGGCGCGCGCGGTTTCGCTCTGGCTCGACACGAGCCTGCAACCCCTGGCGCGTGGAGCGTTCACGCGCGAGTTGACGGCACTTCGCGTTGGTGGCGGGCATGAATGCCGCAGGCGCAATCGCCAGACGCAAGGTCAGCTGAGCGAGCATGCCACGGGGAGGGCGCTCGACATCTTCGCCTTCCAGATCGACGATGAGAAGCAAGGTGGGGTAGCGGTGTCAGTCGAGCGACCCAACGGTCTGGAGCAGGTACGCTTCCTGGATGCGGTGCGCCAATCGGCCTGCGGCGCCTTCATGACGGTCCTTGGGCCTGGCTCGGACGCAGCCCACGCCAATCACCTTCATGTCGATATTCAGCAGCGCCGCGCGGCATCGAGCCGCTTCTGCCAATGA
- a CDS encoding DUF992 domain-containing protein encodes MRHLIGMLLLAAGSSLSAAPGLAQSGAPAGRLTCTIGAGLAQAVATQKPLDCRFRPRRGPLQTYSGVIRGFALDARTVGRSLLAWRVYGPYARAPLGVLNGPYARKQGEVALTGSVDNDVRLVPRSLPLQRGANVALGVTAFELNLVRSPRKR; translated from the coding sequence ATGAGACATTTGATCGGAATGCTCCTCCTGGCGGCCGGATCGAGCCTGTCCGCAGCTCCGGGCCTGGCGCAGAGCGGCGCGCCGGCCGGGCGCCTGACCTGCACGATCGGCGCGGGTCTCGCGCAGGCCGTCGCGACCCAGAAGCCGCTCGACTGCCGCTTCCGGCCGCGGCGTGGGCCCCTGCAGACTTACTCGGGTGTGATTCGCGGCTTCGCGCTCGATGCCAGGACGGTCGGCCGCAGCCTGCTCGCTTGGCGGGTCTATGGTCCCTATGCGCGTGCGCCGCTCGGTGTTCTCAACGGCCCCTATGCTCGCAAGCAGGGCGAGGTCGCCCTGACCGGCAGCGTCGACAACGATGTCAGGCTGGTGCCGCGGTCCCTGCCGCTGCAGCGCGGGGCCAATGTCGCGCTCGGCGTCACCGCCTTCGAGCTCAATCTGGTCCGGTCGCCGCGCAAGCGCTGA